Proteins encoded in a region of the Bubalus bubalis isolate 160015118507 breed Murrah chromosome 9, NDDB_SH_1, whole genome shotgun sequence genome:
- the EIF3G gene encoding eukaryotic translation initiation factor 3 subunit G: MPTGDFDSKPSWADQVEEEGEDDKCVTSELLKGIPLATGDTSPEPELLPGAPLPPPKEVINGNIKTVTEYKIDEDGKKFKIVRTFRIETRKASKAVARRKNWKKFGNSEFDPPGPNVATTTVSDDVSMTFITSKEDLNCQEEEDPMNKLKGQKIVSCRICKGDHWTTRCPYKDTLGPMQKELAEQLGLSTGEKEKLPGELEPVQATQNKTGKYVPPSLRDGASRRGESMQPNRRADDNATIRVTNLSEDTRETDLQELFRPFGSISRIYLAKDKTTGQSKGFAFISFHRREDAARAIAGVSGFGYDHLILNVEWAKPSTN, encoded by the exons ATGCCGACCGGAGACTTTGA TTCGAAGCCCAGTTGGGCGGACCAggtggaagaggaaggagaggacg ACAAATGTGTCACCAGCGAGCTCCTCAAAGGGATCCCCCTGGCCACTGGGGATACCAGTCCAGAGCCTGAGCTACTGCCGGGAG cTCCACTGCCGCCTCCCAAGGAGGTCATCAATGGAAACATCAAGACAGTGACGGAGTATAAGATAGATGAGGATGGCAAGAAGTTCAAG ATTGTCCGCACCTTCAGAATTGAGACCCGGAAGGCCTCAAAGGCTGTGGCAAGGAGGAAG AACTGGAAGAAGTTTGGGAACTCAGAATTTGACCCACCAGGGCCCAACGTAGCTACCACCACAGTCAGCGATGATGTATCCATGACATTCATCACCAGCAAAGAG GATCTGAACTGCCAGGAAGAGGAGGACCCAATGAACAAGCTCAAGGGCCAGAAGATAGTGTCCTGCCGAATCTGCAAGGgcgaccactggaccacccgctGCCCCTACAAGGACACGCTGGGGCCCATGCAGAAGGAGCTGGCCGAACAGCTGGGCCTATCCACTGGCGAGAAGGAGAAGCTCCCCGGAG AGCTGGAGCCTGTGCAGGCCActcaaaacaagactgggaagtACGTGCCTCCGAGCCTGCGCGATGGGGCCAGCCGCCGTGGGGAGTCCATGCAGCCCAACCGCAGAG CTGATGACAATGCCACCATCCGTGTCACCAACCTGTCTGAGGACACTCGTGAGACTGACCTGCAGGAGCTCTTCCGGCCCTTTGGCTCCATCTCCCGCATCTACCTGGCAAAGGACAAGACCACCGGCCAGTCCAAG gGCTTTGCCTTCATCAGCTTCCACCGCCGTGAGGACGCTGCGCGTGCCATCGCCGGGGTGTCCGGCTTTGGCTACGACCACCTCATCCTCAATGTCGAGTGGGCCAA